CGGGGCCTGCGCCTCGCATCCGCCCTGGTCGCGGCAGGACTGGCACTGAGCTTCACGCCGCCCGCCTTCGCCGATGACGACAACGGCCTGCTGGTCCTCACCGACAGCCAGGCCGAGGATCTCGCGCAGCACGCGCGGATCGATCCGTACGGAGACGGCGCGACCGTCGACCCGCAGGGCGCGGCCGTGCGCGAGGACGCCGCTTCGGTGCCGTCGTCCACCGGCGCCGACGGCGAGACGGGCGACACCACGGGCAGCGGATCGTCGCTCGACGACTCCACCGACGCCGGCTCCTGGAAGGTCAACCAGAAGTCCTCCGTCGAGGGCGACTTCGGGATGGTCGCCACCGCCCCGGTGGCCGGCTCGGCCGGCGGCGACTACTTCGCACTCGACGCGCTCGGCCCCGTACAGCGGCGCACCGCCGACGGCAAGCAGGTCTGGCGGCGCGACAACGCCTCGTTCTACGCGGACTGGAAGGTCTCGCCGCTGCGGCCCTGGCAGACCGAGCCGGCCCCGGCGCGCATCGTGATGGGCTACAACGCCGTCAGCCCCTTCAGCATCTCCTCGGACAACGGCTACGCCACCGGCGACCTGACCGGTGACGGCGTGGACGACGTGGTCTTCACCGCGAGCGTCGGCGCCACCCCGTACCGACCCTTCACCTCACCCGGCTCCACCCTGCCCACCGGCACCTTCGTGACGGTCCTGGACGGCAGCACCGGCAAGACGTTGTGGAGCAAGCTGTACACCGGCGTCTACAACGTCACCCTGGTCGGCAAGACCCTGGTCGTCGCCGACTCGCCGTACTTCAACCTCAACGCGCCCGCGGGCTCGAAGGCCGCGCTGACGGGCATCCGCTTCTCGTACGCGGACGGAGCGCTCACCCCCGCAGACACCTGGACGTACGACACGGGCACCTTCACCGGGGTCGGCTGGGCGAGCCTGGAGCCTCTGGGCAACGGTCTGCTCGCCGCCTCCTGGAACCTGCGCAAGCTCAGCGCCACCGCGGCCCCGGCCGGCCACACCATGGTCTTCGACACCCGTGACGGCAGCATCAAGTGGCAGCAGACCAACCGTCTCTACTCGCGCCAGCTGCACCTGGACGCCGCCCGAGACCGTCTGGTGTCCCTGGAGCAGTCGGACCCGAACGAGGCCGTCACCTACGAGGTCGCCTCGTACTCCCTCGCCGACGGCGCCCGCACCACGGTGAGCAGCCGCACCAACGCTCTGCCGCTGGACCTGGAGGTCGGAAACCTCCAGGGCGGTGCCAAGCCCGAGTACACGGTCAGCGAGTCCACGCTGGACACCAGCCTGTACATGAACGCGAACACCGTACGGGCCCTGAACGGGGACGACGGCAGTCAGCTGTGGTCGCGCACCGTCAAGCGCGAAGCCGCCAACACCCATGACGGCGGCGCCGCCTGGGGACTGCAGAGCGTCGACGGCAAGATCGTCGCCTCCTACCTGGACGACGCCGGCCGGAGCACCGCCGACAACCGGGGCAGCAGCCGTTACGCCCGGCTCGCCGTCCTGTCCGGCACGGACGGGACGGTGCGCTGGGAGCAGCGCGGTGCGGTCGCCTCGCAGATGTGGGCGCAGCCGTTCCGGAAGGACGACAGCTGGAAACTCCGCACGGTCGACACCAACGAGAACGTCCGCACGTACAACCTGGGCAGCGGCAAGCAGGAGAACCTCCTCCCGCTGCAGGGCCTGCTGTACGCGGCCGTCTCCACGGACATCACCGGCGACAGGAAGAAGGACCTGATCGTCGGCGGCCAGTCCAACGGCGTATACGCCTATGACGGCCCGTCCATGGTCGGCGGCAAGCCGCAGCTGCTGTGGACGGCCGTGATGCCCGGCCGGGTCGGCGCGCTGGCCAAGGCGGATGTCAACGGCGACGGCCGCGAGGAGACCGTCGTCGCCGCCGACTCCGCGACCGCGGTACTGGACACCCGCACCGGCAAGGTCCTCACCACGATCGACGGCGGCGGCCAGTTCGTCCGCACGGTGTGCGTCGCCGACATCAACGGCGACGGCAAGGCCGAGATCATCGTCCCCACCGACAAGGTGCGGGTCTACAACGCCTCCGGCAAGAAGCTGTGGGAGTACGCCGCCCCGGCCGAGGCGGGCGACGTCGTCTTCTCCGACGTGTCGACCGGCGACGGCCGCGTCTACGCCCAGTACCAGACCCGGGGCCAGGTCGCCGAGGCGGACCTCGTCACGGGTGGTGCCGCCCTGCACGGCAAGGACGGCTCGGTCGCCTGGTCCTTCACCCCGAAGTCCGGCCTCGACGGGACGGACGGCAGGATCTACGGCGCTCCGATGCGGGGCGGCACCTTCGCCTCGCCCGGCATCCCGTACGCCGACGGGCACGCTGTCGTCCACACGTACATCACGAAGAGCTCCGCCGGCTCCATGGTCACCGGCGTGCAGATCCGCGACGGGCGCACCGGTGAGCTGCTGCACGAGGGCCTCGCCGGTGGTCCGTTGACCACCGGGAACTGGATGACCGGACCCGAGGGCCTGGTCATGGCCGGCACCGTGTCCTTCCGCACCTATGGCGCCAACGGCCAGGACGCCCTGGTGTACACGCTCCCGGAGACGCAGTCGGGCACCTTCGCCACCGGTCCCGGCGGCAGCCGGATCCTCGTTGCCGGCGAGACGGGTGGTGTCAGCACCTACGACCCGTCCGTCCTGACCGGCGCCGACAACTACCCGGCGAGTGTGTCCGGCATCGATGCACTGGGCGGCCGCGAGGTCTTCGCGGGCGACCTGAACGGTGACGGCGTCGACGAGATCGTCTCGCTCAACTTCGACGATTACGGCACCGACCGCACAGCCGGTCTCATCGGAGGCGCCTACTCCGTGCCCTTCACCGCGATACGCCAGATGATCACGGCGACGATCGACCCTTCGTGATCACTCCCGCAACGGTCCGTCCGACGTGATCCACCCGATTCCCGCAGACCTCCCGAGCACGCCGTCGGGGGGTCTGCGGGCGTGCGCGGCGACACGGCTTAATGTTGTCGCCCTCATGGACAGCACGATCGTGGACGACAGGAGCCCCGCCTCGCCGCCACCACTTCTCCGGCTGCACCTTTTCGGCGGATTCCGGGTGTCCCGCGACACCGGCCCCCCGCTCCCCGACCGCTGGCCACGTCCCAGCGCCCGCGTCCTGGTGAAGATGCTCGCGGTCGCTCCCGGCCGCCGGCTCCACCGCGACCAGGTCATCGAGAGCTGCTGGCCCGACGCCGACCTCGCATCCGCGTACGGCAGCCTGCGCGTCGCCCTGCACACCGCGCGCCACACCCTGGAACCCGAGCTGGCTCCCCGCGGATCCTCGTCCTACCTCGCCACCGACGGCGCGTGGCAGTGGCTGCGGCCGGACACCGTGTGGATCGACGCCGACCACGCGGAGGGCCTGGCAGGGACGGCTCTCAGGCAGGGGGGTACGCAACGGCTGGCCGGTGCTCTCGCCGCGTTCACGGGCGAACTGCTGCCCGAGGACCGGTACGCGCACTGGGCCCAGACCCGGCGCGACCGGCTCGACGGGCTGCGCGACCGGGTCCGGCTGGCTCTCGCCGGGTCGCTGCTGGCCGACGGCTCCCCCGAGGAGGCGGCGGCCACCGCCCGCGCGGTCGTCGAAAGCAACCCCGTGGACGAGCGCGCCCATCGTCTGCTGATCAACGCCTTCCTGCAGCAGGGCCTGCGCAGGGAGGCGGTCCGGCAGTTCCACGAGTGCCGCGAGATCCTTGCTACGGAGCTGGGCATCGGTCCCGACCCGGAGACCGAGCGGCTGCACCTGCTGGCGCTCGACTCCCCGGGCGGCAAGGCGCCCTCCCCGACGGCCGGCCTCACCCGCCCGGCCGCCCTGCGGGTGCCCGTGCCCGGTCCTCTGTACGGCCGCGGCCCCGCACTGGCCGAACTGCTCTCCCCCGACGCGCCCCCCGTACAGCTCCTCGGCGGCGAGGCGGGGCTCGGCAAGACCCGCCTGGTCACGGAGGCCGCGCGGCGGGCCGCCGACGACGGCACCCTCGTGCTGTGGGGCGCCGGCCACGAGGCCGAGGGACATACTCCGTACGGCGCGTTCGTGGAGGCCCTCGACGGCTGGCTGGCCGACCGGCCCCCTGCCGAGCGGGCGCGCGTGGGCACCGACTATCCGGAACTGGCCGCCCTCCTTCCGTCCCTCGGCCAGACCGGAGCGTCGACGGAGCTCAGCCCCGAGAAGCAGCGCGACCGTCTCTTCCGCGCCGCCGCGGGCCTGCTGGAGGACCTCGCCGACGTGGTGCCGGTCCTGGTGGTGCTCGACGACCTGCACGCCGCGGACGCCGGATCGTTCCAGCTCCTGGCCCATCTGGCGGAGCGGGCCGCGGCGCGGACGCGGCACGACCTGAGGTTCGTGGTCACGTACCGGAGCGAGGAACTGACCGGGACGGATCCCCGGCGGGCCGCTCTCGACATGCTCGAACGCCACGGGCCGGCCGCACACATCGCGTTGGGGCGGCTCGGCCGCGAGGACTGCGAGACGATGGCCGCGGACGCCCTCGGGCTCCCTCCGGGCGCCCCCGTGCCGCAGCGGGTGTGGGACCTGTCCCTGGGCAACCCGCTGTTCGCGCTGGAGCTCGCCCGCGAACTCGAAGCGGGCGGCACGGAACGGGACCTCCACACACCGCAGGGCGTACGGCACCTGATCTCCGCGCGGCTGGCGCGGCTGACTCCCGGCGCCCGGCTCGCGGTCGAGGTGGCCGCCGTGGCGGGGGGTGACGCCGCGCTCTCCGAAGTGCTGGAAGCCGCCGCAGCGCTGCGGCCCGGACTGTCCACGGCCCAGGCGGACGCGGACGCGGCGGTCGCGGCCTCCGTACTGACCGAGCGCGAGGTGGTACTCGACGGACAGCTGGCCCCCGGACTCGCCTTCCGCCACCCCCTCGTCCGTCTGACCTGCTACGAGAACCTCTCCGTGGCCCGCCGCCGGCTGCTGCACTCCGCCTACGCCGGCGCGGTGCTGCACAGCAGACCCGATGCCGTCGACAGGCTGGCCCTGCATTTCGCCCGCGCAGACGACCCCCGCGCCACCGGCTACCTGCGCCAGGCCGCCGAGCGTGCGGCAGCGCTGTGCGCCAACGACACCGCCGACCACTACTACGCAGAACTCACCAGCCGGCTCGACGCGCTGGCCGCCGACGCGGCCTGGGCACGCATCGGCCGAAGCGCGGTCCTTCAGCGGATGGCACGGTACGACGAGGCGGCGCAGGTCCTGCGCGAGGCCGTCGACGACCTGAAGCGGAGCGGCGACGCGGACGGCCTCGTGCTGGCCACCGCGCGCCTGGCGGAGGTGCTCGGCCACTCGCGCGCGCCGGGCCGGGCGCTGGCACTGCTCGACGCCCGGCTGCCCGACGACGGAACCTCGCCGCCGGCGGCGACCGTCCACCACGTCAGCCGGGCCCGGCTTTACCTCATCGTCGGCCGGTACGCCGACGCGGCGGCGGCGGCACGGCGGGCTCGCGCGAGCGCCGAGCAGGTGGCCGGGCCCGAGCGGCGCGGGCTCCTCGCACGGGCGCTGTCCGTGACGGCGGTGTCCCTCGCCCTGGACGGCCGGTTCACCGAGGCGGGCCCGATCGCCGACGAGGCCCTGCCGCACGCGGAGGCCTACGGGGACACCCGGCTGCTGTGCTCCGTCCTCTCCGTGCAGCGCGAACAGGCGCGCCGTTCGGGCAGGCTCCGGGAGGCCCTGGCCACGGGCCTTCGCGCCGCGGAGTTCGCGGAGCGTTCCGGGGACCCGGCCGCCACCGCCTTCGAACGGGCCAACGTCGCCGAGATCCACCTCCTCCTCGACGAGCCGGACGACGCCTCCGCACTGGCCCTGGCAGCCGTGGAGTCGTCCGGGACGGAGCCCAACTGGTCGACCGCGTACGCGAAGGTGGCGCTGGCCCGGGTCCACATGTACACAGCGAGCGGCGACCCCACCGGACTCCTCGAAGAGGCGTTGCGTACGGCGGCGGTCCACGACAACCGGCAGGCGGAGCACGAGGCGCTCACCGTGCTGGCGGAATGGCACATCCGGCAGGACCGCCCGGCCGAGGCCCTGTCGGTTCTCGACGGGATGACCGGCACCGGTCGGGCCCACATCGGCGCCTGGGCCCATCTGACCGCGGGCCGTCCCGAGCGCGCCGCCACTCTGGCCCGGGCCGAGGTCGGCCGTGCCGAGGAGACGGGTGAGTGCCTCGCCGAGATCGGGGCCCGTACCGTCCTCGCCGCGTCACTCGCGGCGCTGGGCCGCGCCGAGGAGTCGGCCGAGGGCTTCGCGACCGCGTCGGCGCTCGCGGCGAGGCTGCCCTACCCGGCGGGACTGCGCCGGATCGAACAGGCGAAGAAACTCGCCCACTGAGCCGGCCCGCGCCGGGACGGTCCGCGGAGGTGAACCACGGCTTCACGGCGCGGAGACGTCGGGCGGGGGCGCACTCCGTCTCCGGGCGCTGCCCGTCGCGCACTCCTGGGTCCGGCGTACGCCCCTGTGCAGCCCTATTCGGCCATTCATTGACCGAAGAATGATCTTCAGCTGACCTGTCGAACCTGCCGATGTAAGGGGCATCGACCCTGAAGGAGACCTGCCGTGGATGACGTTCTGCTGGCCCTGTCCATCCCCGTGCTGGTCTTCGCAAGCGGCATCTACGCGGCAGGCGAGTGCTGGTGGCGGCGCCGGCACCCGGCACCGCCGTCCCCTTACACGCATCAGGCGGCCCGCCTCGCCGAGCGCGCGATGCTGACCCGGGCCGAGGACATCGTCGACGGGGCGTACGAGAGCCTCTCCCCCCTCTACGACCCGCCCCTCGTACGAATTCCAGCCACAAAGGCCACAGCCGTCACACCCGGGGCGAACGCCAGCCAGGATCACGACCGGTCACAGCCAGCGCCTGCTCGAAGGCGGTAGCACCGGCCGGTACGGGGAACGGCTCGCCGAACACCTTGCCCTTCCGGGCCTGCGGAGCCATCGCGGCAAGACCGGGCCCCACCTCGTCCACCACGGCCTCGTCCGGCTCGAAGTCCTGACCGGTCGCCCGCGCCAGATCCCAGGCGTGCACGGTCAGATCGCCCAGCGCCATGAGGCCGACGGTCCTGGCCGGCATCCCCATCCGGCCCGTCACACCGTCCTCGGCGCCGGGCACGCCCCACGCCTCGACCAGGCGGGCCGTCTCCTCCTCGAACCTGCCGCGCCAGTCCCCCGTGACGACGTCCGGGGCGTCACCGAACTCCGACGGCTCCCTGGCCGCCAGCGCCCGGAAGTTGGCGACCACGTGGAAGAGATGGCTGACCAGGTCCCGGACGTCGAACTCCGTGCACGGCGTGGGGTCGCCCAACTGGCCGTCGTCGATTCCCCGCACCACGGCGATGGCCCGGACCCGGGCGGCTTCCAGCAGTTCACTGATCTTCTCCATGCCCCCGACCGTGCACCCGGCGGCGCCCCACGTCCGGAAGGGACGCGCCACGGACGGAGCACCGGCGCCCGCAGGATCACCCGCATGGCAGGGCCCGACGCGACACGAGGGCATCACGGGACACGCGGGGTCATCACCGACACCCCGGCCCGTCCGCACCCGGCCCGCCTCCGCCTCTCGCCGTCTCTCGCCGCCCGGCCGGTTGTCAGTGCCCGGCCCTAGAGTTTTCGGCATGGACAGCGCTGCGTCATCACCGGCCTCGCCGGCCTCCCCGGTGCGGATCGACCCCTGGTCCGACGACGACCTGGAGCTGCTCCGCCGGGCCAACGCGCCCGAGCTGATGGACCACCTCGGCGGCCCCGAGAGCGAGGAGCAGCTCCTGGGCCGCCACGGACGCTACGTGGCGCTGAGCGCGGACCGTACGGGCAAGGGACGGATGTTCCGGATCATCCTGGCCGACAGCGGCGAGGCCGCGGGGACGATCGGCTTCTGGGAGCGCACCTGGCAGGGCCAGGAGGTGTACGAGACGGGCTGGGCCGTCCTGCCCGGCTTCCAGGGTCTCGGCATCGCGACGGCGGCCACGAGAGCCGTCGCCGAGCAGGCGCGGGCCGAGCACAAGCACCGCTATCTGCACGCCTACCCGTCCGTGGAGAACGGCGCGTCGAACGCGGTGTGCCGCAAGGCGGGCTTCGTCCTGCTCGGTACGTGCGATTTCGAGTACCCCCCGGGCACCCCCCTGCTGACGAACGACTGGCGGCTGGACCTCGGCCCCACCGACGAATGAAGGCTTGCGCCGCCCCCGGACGACCGATCTAATGGATGGTGGATCAGTAACCATTATTCGACTTCACTGAGCGACGGGGGCCCCGATGCTGCTGGCACACATCAGCGACCTGCACCTGGACGGAACCGACCGCGCGACGGAGCGGGCCACCCGCGTGGTGACCTACCTCAACTCCCTGACCCGGCAGCCGGACGCGGTCCTGGTCACGGGCGACATCGCGGACCACGGCGCCCCCGAGGAGTACGCCGAGGCGGCCCGGCTGCTCGCCGGACTCACGGCGCCCGCACTTCCCTGCCCCGGCAACCACGACGACCGCGCCACCTACCGCAAGGTCCTGCTGGCCGACGAGCACCCCACCGGGACGGACGCCGGCACCGGCCCCGTCAACCGGCTGCACCACGTGGCCGGTTACGCACTCCTGCTCTGCGACTCGACGATCCCGGGCGAGGACGCGGGACGCTTCGACGACGAGACCCTCGACTGGCTGGCCCGCACCCTGGACGACCTGGGCGACACCCCGGCCATCCCGGCCTTCCACCACCCGCCGGCCACGGTCCACCACCCGTACCTGGACTCCACGAACCTCACCAACGCGGCGCGGTTCGCCGAGCTGCTCGCCGAGCGGTCCCTCGACGACGTCCCCGCGATCCTGACCGGGCACGCCCACACCCCCATGGCGGCCACCTTCGCCGGGCGGCCCCTGCTCGTGGCGCCGGGAGTGGTCTCGACGCTGCGGCTGCCCTGGGAGAGCGGAGACGGACTCGTCAGCACCGTGGCGCCGCCCGGCGTCGCCTTCCACGTCCTGGACGAGGGCGACCGGGGCGCCGGTGGCCGCATCACCACGCATTACCGCGTCGTGCCGTAACCGCGCACCGCCCGGCCCTCCCCAAACCATTTGACGGGGAGGGCCCTTCCCTGGATATTTATCTGCGTCACGCAGCTTATGCGTCACGCAGTTCATACGGCAGCCCGTTGGCAGTCGCCCCCCTTCCCGAAGGAGCACCCCGTGCCCACCACCCTCGTCACCGGTTCCCGAGGCCGTGTCGGCTCCGCGCTCGTCCGCCTGCTGCACGGCGCGGGCCACGACGTACGCGCCGCCTCCCGCAGCCCCGAGCAGCTCACCCCGCCGGCCGGCGTACCCGCCGTCGCCTGCGACCTGAGCGACCCCGCCACCTTCGCCGCCGCACTGGACGGCACGGACTCCGTCTTCCTGTACGCCGAACCGGCCGGGATCGACGCCTTCCTCAGCCACGCGGAAGCCGCCGGAGTCACTCACGTCGTCCTGCTCTCCTCCAGCGCGGTCCTCGCCCCCGACGCCGCCGACAACCCCATCGCCGCCCCGCACCTCGCGGTGGAACAGGCCCTGGCCGCCTCCCCCGTCACCGCCACGTTCCTGCGCCCCGGCGCCTTCGCGGGCAACGCGCACCAGTGGGCGCACCCCATCCGCACCCAGGGCGCCGTCGACCTGCCGTACCCCGGCAGCCACACCAGCCCCATCGACGAGACGGACGTCGCCGAGGCGGCGCTCGCGGTCCTCGCGGACCCCGGTCTGCGGGGCTCCGCCCACCACCTGACCGGCCCCGAAACCCTCACCGCCGCCGAGCAGATCGAGATCCTGGCGAAGGCCACCGGCCGCCCCGTCACCGCGCACGCGGTGAGCCGGACCGCCTGGCTGGAGTCGGTGTCCCCCTTCATGCCCGCCCCCCTGGCCGGAGCCCTGCTCGACTACTGGGCCGACTCGGACGGCGTCCCGGCCCTCGTGACCGGCGAGACCGAGCGGCTGACGGGCCGCCCCGCCCGCACCTTCACCGCCTGGGCCGAAGCGAACGCCGCCGCCTTCCGCCCCTGAGCCACACCGCACCCCCCGCCCGGAAAGCCCTCGCTGCCGCACCCCGCCCAGTGGCATCCTGGCCAGGTGAACGGACCGGAGATCATCCTCGAAGTAGCCCCCGAACTGCGCCTCTTCGTCGCACACGAGCGCCGCGGGGGACGCACGACCGTCACCACCGACGGCTCGTCGACACTCGGCCACGTCGTGGAATCGCTCGGAGTCCCGCTCACCGAGGCCGGACAACTGCTCGTCGACGGCCACCCCGTACCCGTCTCGCACATCCCCGGCCCGGGCGAACGGGTCGAGGTGCGCGCCGTGGAGCGCCCCCAGCGCGTTCCGGGTGCCCCGTTGCGCTTCCTCCTCGATGTCCATCTCGGCACGCTCGCCCGGCGCCTGCGCCTGCTGGGCGTCGACGCCGCGTACGAGAGCGAGGACATCGGCGACCCCGCGCTGGCCACCCTTTCGGCCGCGGAACAACGCGTACTGCTCTCCCGGGACCGGGGGCTGCTGCGGCGGCGGGAGATCTGGGCGGGGGCCTATGTCTACAGCGACCGCCCGGAGGCCCAGCTCCGCGACGTACTGGGCCGGTTCGCACCGGTCCTCGCACCGTGGACCCGGTGCACCGCCTGCAACGGCGAGCTGAGGGAGACCGACAAGAACGCCGTGAGCGACCGCCTGGAGCACGGCACGCAACAGTCCTACGACGTGTTCGCCCAGTGCACCGAGTGCGGCCGGGTCTACTGGCGGGGCGCCCACCACAGCCACCTGGAAACGATCGTCGCCGACGCGGTCCGCGAATTCGGCGGCCTCGGCACCGAGGCCCCGACCGCGCGGTCCTAGGGCCTTTCGCCGACAGCGCCGGGGCCGGGGCTGCCCGGCCCCTCGGCCGCCTCGAACTCGCCGCCGCGCAGCCGTTCGATCTGTGCCGCACTGAGCTCGACCGTGCGTCGCATATGGGCGATGAGGAGGGCGACCTCGTCGTCGTCGTACGCCTCGAACATCGCCGCCCAGTCGCCGTTCAGCCGCGCCCAGACCTCGCCGAACTCCGCCATCCGCTCCGGCACGGCCGCGACGAGGACCCGCCGCCGGTCCGCCGTGTCGCGTTCGCGGGTCACATAGCCGGCCCGCTCCAGCCGGTCGACGAGCCGGGTCGCCGAACCGGTGGTGAGCCCGGTCAGTTCCGCGACGCGGCCCGTGGTGACGGGCTCCGCCTCCAGGCTGAGCAGGTTGAGGCACTGCAGGTCGGTGGGGTGCAGCCGCAGGTGATCGGCGACGGCCTGGTTGAACAGGGCGTACGCGGCCATGTAGCGGCGCGAGGCGACGGACAGCTCGGCCAGCAGGACACTGCGCCGGCCGGAAGACTTCTGCGGCATGCAGAGAGTGTACGAAGCAGACAAGCCGCGGCCCCCGTTACGGCCCCTCCGCGGTCAGATAGCGCTGGAGCGTGGGCGCGAGCCAGGCCACGACCTCCTCGCGGGGCATCGCCGCAGCGGGCTCTATCCGCAGGACGTAGCGCGCGAGCGCCATCCCCAGGATCTGCGAGGCGGCGAGGGCGGCCCGGCGCGGGGCATCGGCGGGATCAGGGCAGACACCGGCAGCTATCGGACCGAGCTGCTCGGCGAAGACGGCCCGCATCCGCTCCGCTCCCGCCTCGTTGGTGACGCCCACCCTGAGCAGCCCCGTAAGCACGTCGTCCTGCTCCCAGCGGTCCAGGAAGTGGGTGACGAGCACCGCCCCGATGTGCTTGCCGGGCAGCGCACCCAGCTCGGGAAGGCGCAGGTCGATCGCGGACGCGGCGGCGAACAGCCCCTCCTTGTTGCCGTAGTAGCGCATCACCATCGACGGGTCGATCCCGGCGTCGCGGGCGATGGCCCGGATGGTGGCGCGCTCGTAGCCGTCGGCGGCGAAGCGCTCGCGCGCGGCGTCAAGGATCGCGGCCTTGGTGACATCCGAACGGCGGGGGGATGCGGGGGCGTGCGTCATCATGCCAACAACTGTAGGCCAACACCCGTTGACACACCAGACGGACCCGCTCTACATTTGCCAACAAGCGTTGACCAACACCTGTTGGCACGCAGCTGCCGCCCACCACCCGTGGGCACTCGGTATCGAAGGAGGCCGTCATGACCGGCACGCCCCACACCGGAACCAGCGCCAGCCCCACCCCCGACACCACGGACGTGATCGTCGTGGGCGCAGGCCCCACCGGCCTGCTGCTCGCCGGCGACCTCGCCGCCCAGGGCCTCTCCGTCACCCTGCTGGAGCGCCGCCCCCGCGAAGCCGGCAACATGACGCGCGCCTTCGCCGTGCACGCCCGCACCCTCGAAGCGCTCGACACCCGGGACCTCGCCGACGAACTGATCGGGACCGGCACCCGCCTCACCGGACTGAGCCTCTTCGGCAAGCTCCGGCTCGACCTCTCCCGCCTGCACTCCCGCTTCCCGTTCCTGCTGATCACTCCGCAGTACGAGGTGGAGCGCCTGCTGGAGCGCCGGGCCCGGGCCGCGGGGGTGGACTTCCGGTTCGGGGCGGAGCTGCTCGGCCTGGACCAGCCCGCAGGAC
The Streptomyces sp. NBC_00234 DNA segment above includes these coding regions:
- a CDS encoding Mut7-C RNAse domain-containing protein encodes the protein MNGPEIILEVAPELRLFVAHERRGGRTTVTTDGSSTLGHVVESLGVPLTEAGQLLVDGHPVPVSHIPGPGERVEVRAVERPQRVPGAPLRFLLDVHLGTLARRLRLLGVDAAYESEDIGDPALATLSAAEQRVLLSRDRGLLRRREIWAGAYVYSDRPEAQLRDVLGRFAPVLAPWTRCTACNGELRETDKNAVSDRLEHGTQQSYDVFAQCTECGRVYWRGAHHSHLETIVADAVREFGGLGTEAPTARS
- a CDS encoding MarR family winged helix-turn-helix transcriptional regulator; protein product: MPQKSSGRRSVLLAELSVASRRYMAAYALFNQAVADHLRLHPTDLQCLNLLSLEAEPVTTGRVAELTGLTTGSATRLVDRLERAGYVTRERDTADRRRVLVAAVPERMAEFGEVWARLNGDWAAMFEAYDDDEVALLIAHMRRTVELSAAQIERLRGGEFEAAEGPGSPGPGAVGERP
- a CDS encoding TetR/AcrR family transcriptional regulator, whose product is MMTHAPASPRRSDVTKAAILDAARERFAADGYERATIRAIARDAGIDPSMVMRYYGNKEGLFAAASAIDLRLPELGALPGKHIGAVLVTHFLDRWEQDDVLTGLLRVGVTNEAGAERMRAVFAEQLGPIAAGVCPDPADAPRRAALAASQILGMALARYVLRIEPAAAMPREEVVAWLAPTLQRYLTAEGP